From the genome of Eucalyptus grandis isolate ANBG69807.140 chromosome 2, ASM1654582v1, whole genome shotgun sequence, one region includes:
- the LOC104433960 gene encoding OVARIAN TUMOR DOMAIN-containing deubiquitinating enzyme 6: protein MTRILVQRGSGGSSSNPNRSSSLPGPSSSARTELQPSGTTPVASAAKDEESEEEVLEQVVVDELSEYYCGGDNTAVKSDEHLEGYQGDQDENLGNEIIDGDLLVIDDPPSSEEVSKGLGGLKPVDLKENEGTSNLQSAVGSLHPPPPPAPPRPSVANSSLKRTPMGSLNSARLGSSRRSVARPVLSTRTSPTGSRPSSPRSHCESEGYNSADEQGPCFVSYDDLERERQFEIEIRRSKGLEVKRMLEDGNCLFRAVADQVHGDSDEHDLVRQMCIDYMERERDHFSQFVTENFTQYCRRKRRDKVYGNNVEIQAFCEIYNRPIHIYSYSTEPINIFQGSYNTDMPPIRLSYHHGNHYNSLVDPRRLAIGAGLGFSSFRGTNVDKDQVKAAIKAQQDQQIDNALLAEGRFWSDLELTEKEIERMVMEASRAEYLAIDKLRKQPVIQDSSTSNAEPSSSGGTPSGSEMRMGSGREHGSRDSVLSSGMQVLLSMGFSYLQAIEAYSIFGDDVDSMVCYLLETSSSRRKGKATE, encoded by the exons ATGACTCGGATCTTAGTTCAGAGAGGCTCAGGTGGTTCGTCATCAAATCCGAACCGCTCTTCTTCCTTGCCTGGGCCTTCTTCCTCAGCTAGAACAGAGCTACAGCCCTCTGGTACTACTCCGGTTGCTTCTGCTGCCAAAGATGAGGAAAGTGAAGAGGAGGTATTAGAACAAGTTGTTGTGGATGAACTGTCCGAATATTATTGTGGTGGTGACAATACTGCGGTGAAAAGCGACGAACATTTGGAAGGATATCAGGGTGATCAGGATGAGAACTTGGGTAATGAGATTATCGATGGCGACCTTTTGGTTATTGATGACCCTCCTAGTTCAGAGGAAGTCTCGAAAGGATTAGGCGGGCTGAAGCCTGTTGATCTAAAAGAGAATGAGGGCACAAGCAACTTGCAAAGTGCTGTTGGGAGTTTGCATCCGCCACCTCCTCCAGCCCCACCAAGGCCATCGGTCGCAAACTCAAGCTTAAAGAGAACTCCAATGGGAAGCTTAAATTCTGCACGACTTGGTTCTTCCAGAAGATCAGTTGCCCGGCCTGTTCTTTCAACTCGAACTTCACCTACTGGGTCACGACCTTCTTCTCCAAGATCTCACTGTGAAAGCGAAGGTTATAACAGCGCGGATGAGCAGGGACCATGCTTTGTATCTTATGATGATTTG GAAAGAGAACGTCAATTCGAGATTGAAATTAGAAGGAGTAAGGGTTTGGAAGTCAAGAGGATGTTGGAGGATGGGAACTGTCTCTTTCGTGCTGTTGCAGATCAAGTTCATGGGGACTCTGATGAGCATGATCTTGTCAGGCAAATGTGTATAGACTATATG GAGCGGGAAAGAGATCACTTCTCTCAGTTTGTCACTGAAAATTTCACACAATACTGCCGCAGAAAGAGAAGAGACAAG GTATATGGGAACAATGTTGAGATCCAAGCATTCTGTGAGATTTATAACCGACCAATACACATCTATTCCTACAGCACAG AGCCTATCAATATTTTCCAGGGGAGCTACAACACTGACATGCCACCCATTCGACTTAGCTACCATCATGGAAATCATTATAATTCTCTTGTGGATCCACGTCGTTTGGCAATTGGTGCAGGACTTGGATTCAGCTCTTTCCGTGGG ACAAATGTTGACAAAGATCAAGTAAAGGCAGCCATTAAAGCTCAGCAAGATCAACAGATTGATAAT GCTCTTTTGGCAGAGGGTCGCTTTTGGTCTGACCTCGAGTTGACGGAGAAGGAAATCGAGCGCATGGTTATGGAAGCTTCTCGGGCTGAGTATCTCGCCATTGACAAACTCAGGAAACAACCTGTTATTCAAGACTCTTCTACTTCTAATGCGGAACCATCATCTTCTGGTGGAA CCCCTTCAGGTAGTGAGATGAGGATGGGGAGTGGAAGAGAACATGGTTCCCGGGATAGTGTTCTGAGCAGCGGTATGCAGGTTTTGCTGTCCATGGGATTCAGTTATCTCCAGGCGATCGAGGCGTACAGTATATTTGGCGATGATGTGGACTCCATGGTATGTTATCTCTTAGAGACTAGTAGCAGTAGGCGCAAGGGCAAGGCGACGGAATGA
- the LOC104433959 gene encoding uncharacterized protein LOC104433959, which yields MVVGPALGGPAPKPSRQNLRSRRSRIGEPEALQARVGSVELGLSSARPARKCDGKLRCGWAESGQRAARAPLEDAPSGFQLGCSTARLLLLRGFRISSVISKSRARGIAAADWLRFMSSSLDLLAPSLETVETTKEIIVPVDASPFEIITGEKRKREGGRVRSRVWQHFTKLEKRPGEREECRCNYCGNLYVCSSKSGTTHLNRHIFEGGCPKYKPTLSETQNLTSYPKDDLDDDDNVTPLRVDAEHSTRNFSEQEVAENLASELVQLKEENTKLLHERDDLAAQKTSLEQLIVTMATETARLMEENTKLKEECAKLQEEKQKTVTREEFVQLETQVSKLREDFERDRRGFPAATMAALAHLQNGR from the exons ATGGTGGTTGGACCGGCGCTGGGTGGACCGGCGCCGAAGCCCTCCCGACAAAATCTCCGAAGCCGACGATCGCGAATCGGAGAGCCCGAAGCGCTTCAAGCCCGAGTCGGTTCCGTCGAACTCGGGCTTTCTTCGGCCCGCCCGGCCCGGAAGTGTGATGGGAAGCTTCGGTGCGGTTGGGCTGAATCCGGGCAGCGGGCGGCCCGAGCACCGCTCGAAGATGCGCCTTCGGGCTTTCAGCTCGGCTGCTCGACGGcgcggctgctgctgcttcgGGGATTCCGAATCTCCTCCGTGATTTCCAAATCGCGAGCTAGGGGAATCGCTGCCGCCGATTGGTTGCGATTCATGAGTTCCTCGTTGGATCTACTCGCTCCATCGCTTGAG ACAGTGGAGACTACTAAGGAAATCATAGTCCCTGTAGATGCTAGcccttttgaaataattacaggcgaaaagagaaaaagagaaggaggtAGAGTAAGGTCGAGAGTGTGGCAACATTTCACCAAGCTTGAAAAGAGGCCAGGCGAGCGAGAGGAATGCAGGTGCAATTATTGTGGTAATCTATATGTGTGTTCGAGCAAGTCTGGTACAACACATCTAAATCGCCATATATTCGAGGGGGGGTGCCCCAAGTACAAGCCGACTCTAAGTGAGACGCAAAATCTTACTAGTTATCCAAAAGACGATTTAGATGACGACGACAACGTGACACCTTTGAGAGTTGACGCAGAGCATAGTACAAGGAATTTCTCTGAACAG GAAGTTGCTGAAAATTTGGCATCCGAACTAGTGCAACTGAAGGAAGAGAATACAAAGCTTCTACATGAAAGAGATGATTTGGCAGCCCAAAAGACAAGTCTTGAGCAACTAATAGTAACTATGGCAACTGAAACG GCTCGCCtaatggaagaaaatactaAGCTGAAGGAAGAATGCGCAAAGCTTCAAGAAGAGAAACAGAAAACAGTCACCAGAGAG GAATTTGTGCAGCTGGAAACGCAAGTTTCGAAACTTAGGGAGGATTTTGAACGCGATAGACGAGGATTTCCAGCAGCTACAATGGCAGCTCTGGCGCACTTACAGAACGGAAGATAA
- the LOC104433958 gene encoding mRNA-decapping enzyme-like protein, whose translation MSQSGKLMPNLDHQSTKLLNLTVLQRLDPFVEEILITAAHVTFYEFNIDSSQWSRKDVEGSLFVVKRNTQPRFQFIVMNRRNTDNLVENLLEDFEFEVQVPYLLYRNAAQEVNGIWFYNARECEEVANLFNRILNAYSKVPQKSKVPTTKSEFEELEAVPTMAVMDGPLEPPSSTTPNVNDVHDDPAFVNFFSSALNIGGATNVAGSGQPFPSSSAMAPPPCPVSASSPAVSTLQIPSPPLAAPTPLGSLLDNNDPGINKNHAANLVKPSFFIPPPSSSAAIVPPVSSSMPTAPPLHPPVNLQRPYGAPILQPFPPPTPPPSLTPTAVPTANYAPVINRDKVRDALSVLVQDNQFIDMVYRALLNAHNS comes from the exons ATGTCGCAGAGCGGGAAGCTGATGCCGAATCTGGATCACCAGAGCACCAAGCTCCTCAACCTCACCGTCCTCCAGCGCCTCGATCCCTTCGTGGAGGAGATTCTCATCACCGCCGCCCACGTCACCTTCTACGAATTCAACATCGATTCCAGCCAATGG AGTCGGAAGGACGTGGAAGGGTCTCTGTTCGTTGTCAAGAG GAACACTCAGCCTCGGTTTCAGTTTATTGTGATGAATCGCCGCAACACAG ATAATCTGGTAGAGAATCTTTTGGAAGATTTCGAGTTTGAAGTCCAGGTTCCATATTTATTATACCGGAATGCTGCTCAGGAAGTAAATGGTATATGGTTCTACAATGCACGGGAGTGTGAAGAGGTGGCGAATCTTTTTAACAG GATACTTAATGCATACTCCAAGGTTCCTCAAAAGTCAAAGGTGCCCACAACTAAAAG TGAGTTTGAGGAACTAGAAGCTGTCCCAACTATGGCAGTGATGGACGGTCCTTTGGAGCCCCCATCATCTACGACACCCAATGTGAATGATGTCCACGATGATCCAGCCTTTGTGAACTTTTTCAGT TCAGCTTTGAATATTGGCGGTGCTACAAATGTAGCAGGTAGTGGACAACCTTTTCCATCTTCTTCGGCAATGGCTCCACCTCCGTGTCCTGTCTCGGCTTCCTCACCGGCTGTATCGACCTTGCAAATACCATCTCCTCCTTTGGCAGCACCTACCCCTCTTGGGTCTTTGCTTGATAATAATGATCCTGGTATCAACAAAAATCATGCAGCTAATCTAGTGAAGCCTTCATTTTTTATCCCTCCGCCATCCTCCTCTGCAGCAATTGTACCACCTGTCTCTTCGTCAATGCCTACTGCTCCTCCACTTCATCCACCTGTCAATTTACAACGTCCATATGGTGCTCCAATTCTTCAGCCGTTTCCACCACCAACGCCCCCTCCATCTCTCACGCCTACTGCTGTTCCTACTGCCAACTATGCACCTGTCATAAACAGAGATAAAGTCAGAGACGCACTATCAGTGCTTGTTCAG GACAATCAGTTCATCGACATGGTATATCGAGCATTGCTAAACGCACACAATTCATGA
- the LOC104433961 gene encoding mitochondrial fission protein ELM1: MKPIRLPEPPGPTPGVPEIFEGGTYSVVRRAVVIGNGSAGSENQSIGLVRALGLADKHVLYRVTRPKGGVNEWLHWLPVSVHQKLYFVLRCIFGYTQLLLSARGRKHVFVHPENGGSVGLSSILEADAKHIVKMARETYEKDGPLLVVASGRDTISVASSIKRLASENVFVVQIQHPRVKLNRFDLVITPRHDYYPLTPQAQEQVPRFLKRWLTPQEPPNEHVVLTVGALHQIDSAALRNAASAWNDEFAPLPKPLLVVNIGGPTRQCRYGADLAKKLISNLLSVLASCGTVRISFSSRTPDKVSSIIVKQLGDNPKVFIWDGQEPNPHMGHLAWADAFVVTADSISMISEVCSTGKPVYVMGAERCTWKYADFHKSLRERGVVRPFLGSEDIWESWSYPPLNDTAEAANRVREALAERGWRLRT, translated from the exons ATGAAGCCGATACGGCTCCCCGAGCCTCCCGGCCCCACTCCGGGCGTGCCGGAGATCTTCGAAGGCGGGACCTACAGCGTCGTCAGGCGCGCCGTCGTGATCGGGAACGGCTCGGCCGGGTCCGAGAACCAGAGCATCGGCCTGGTCCGCGCCCTCGGACTGGCCGACAAGCATGTCCTGTAT AGAGTTACGAGACCGAAAGGAGGAGTGAATGAGTGGCTGCACTGGCTTCCTGTATCTGTTCACCAGAAGTTGTATTTCGTCCTGAGGTGCATCTTTGGGTACACGCAGCTTTTGCTGTCGGCCCGAGGGAGGAAACATGTGTTTGTTCATCCGGAAAATGGCGGCAGTGTTGGACTGTCTTCTATATTAGAGGCTGATGCGAAGCACATTGTGAAGATGGCTCGTGAGACCTATGAGAA GGATGGGCCTCTATTAGTCGTTGCATCTGGCAGAGATACAATATCTGTCGCAAGTTCCATAAAGCGGTTAGCATCAGAGAATGTTTTTGTTGTTCAG ATTCAACATCCAAGGGTAAAATTAAATAGGTTTGATTTGGTGATCACCCCTCGACATGACTACTATCCTCTGACCCCTCAGGCACAGGAGCAGGTTCCTCGATTCTTAAAGCGATGGTTAACTCCACAGGAACCTCCCAATGAGCATGTG GTCCTTACCGTTGGAGCTTTGCACCAAATTGATTCTGCTGCACTGCGGAATGCAGCCAGTGCTTGGAATGATGAGTTTGCACCCTTGCCAAAACCCTTACTTGTGGTTAATATAGGAGGACCTACAC GTCAATGTCGATATGGAGCAGATCTTGCAAAGAAGTTGATATCTAACTTATTGAGTGTGCTCGCAAGCTGTGGGACCGTGAGAATTTCTTTCTCTAGTAGAACACCTGATAAG GTATCCAGTATTATAGTGAAACAACTTGGCGATAATCCAAAAGTTTTCATCTGGGATGGTCAAG AGCCTAATCCACACATGGGGCATCTAGCATGGGCTGATGCCTTTGTTGTCACAGCAGATTCAATCAGTATGATCAGTGAAGTCTGCAGCACCGG GAAGCCTGTGTATGTAATGGGAGCTGAGCGGTGTACCTGGAAGTATGCAGACTTTCACAAGTCTCTGAGGGAGCGAGGTGTAGTTCGGCCATTCTTGGGCTCTGAGGAT ATTTGGGAAAGTTGGAGCTATCCTCCCCTTAATGACACCGCTGAGGCTGCTAATCGGGTGCGTGAAGCGCTTGCTGAGCGGGGATGGAGACTACGTACATAA
- the LOC104435721 gene encoding casparian strip membrane protein 2 codes for MDSSKNGDATPLSRFESKVRAKAKAVAGVAPPPVAAARAGRGGWKKGVAVFDFLLRLVATGTTLAAATTMGTTDQTLPFFTQFFQFQASYDDLPAFTFFVIANAGPSAYLVLSLPFSIVCIVRPQAVGPRLLLLIFDTIFVALTMAAASLAAAIIYLAQNANWLAICRQFNDFCQEVSGAVVASFVAALIFIFLVVLSTISLKRL; via the exons ATGGACTCATCAAAGAATGGTGACGCGACGCCACTTTCTAGGTTCGAATCAAAGGTGAGAGCCAAAGCGAAAGCGGTTGCTGGAGTGGCACCTCCTCCGGTGGCTGCCGCCAGAGCAGGAAGAGGAGGATGGAAGAAAGGCGTCGCAGTGTTCGACTTCCTTCTCAGGCTAGTGGCCACCGGCACCACTTTAGCTGCCGCGACGACCATGGGAACCACCGATCAAACACTCCCATTCTTCACGCAGTTCTTCCAGTTCCAGGCCAGCTACGACGATCTCCCGGCATTCAC ATTTTTCGTGATCGCGAATGCCGGGCCGAGCGCATACCTCGTCCTCTCCTTGCCCTTCTCTATCGTGTGCATCGTCCGGCCCCAGGCCGTCGGTCCAaggctcctcctcctcatcttcgACACT ATATTCGTGGCGCTCACGATGGCAGCAGCCTCGTTGGCAGCGGCCATCATCTACTTGGCTCAGAACGCGAACTGGCTCGCCATTTGCCGGCAATTCAACGATTTCTGCCAGGAAGTCAGCGGCGCCGTCGTGGCTTCCTTCGTCGCGGCCTTGATCTTCATATTCCTGGTGGTTTTGTCCACCATCTCTCTCAAAAGGTTATGA